AGCGTCGCTTTCAGTGACGTCACCAGGCCGCGCGACGGCCGCCCCCGGCTGCCCGCACGAAGCATGGCGGGCCGGAAACCGCCTGACGGACTGCGCACGCGGAGGGCAGGCAGCGGGGATTGGGCGGCGATGGAGGGGGCCGTGGCCGCCCGTCTTCCATCGCCCCTCCCCCGGAAAAAGGAATAGCAAGAAAGTATACGTAGAGGTACTGAGTTCATTTTATTAACGACTTTCTCGTATCGCTGATGTCCAGCAGGCAAAAGCCAAACTCGATACACGGAAATGGAATCAAACGGAAACCGGCAGTAGATTTGTCTGTCTTCCCGTCCCCTTCCCCTCCAGGCAAGCAAACAGGGCCTCTCGGACTTTGCTGTTTTACTCAACGAGCAGAGGGGTTGTGTAGAGGGAATGCCGGATTCCAAAGGTGGATGCAGGTGCCTGGGGCTTGATCAGCGTCACctggaagggggaaaaggaaaggcagatCAGCAAGGgcccttctcttctctgctgcCCTCGCCGCCTGCCGTCCCGCACCCCTCCCGATCCCAGACAGTCCCTGGTGCCTctgtgggcagggctgagcGCCAGCACAGAGCCggtgcagctccctgctggagcagagctggctcagGGAGGTGGGCTGGCCTCACACGCGCGCCCACGGGCACCTCGTGTCTCGGAGAGGGCTGGACGTGCACCTGGGACCTTGCAGCTAACTCTCCCGTTCTGGGAGCGTGCTGCTTGGAACCCTTCTGAGCTGCGTCCCCCAGAAGAGCTTGTGAAGGATCAGCACGTCTCGCTGAAGGGAAAGGGAGCGGGAAGGAAAAGCTGTGCGCCGTCCCTTCCCTTGCTCGGAGGTGGGACGAGGGCACGGAGCAGGCCTGCTGTCCGGCCCTTGGTCCCTGCAGGCAGAAGCTCTTGGGCTGGAGGAAGCCTcaggggaagggggagaggtATGAAGGCTGTGCTTGTGAAACAGAGGGGAAGAGCCGAGCAGCTGCCTTACCCGGCCTACGCTGTAGTCCGCCGGCCCGGGCTTCGCTGCTTTGGCCCCTCCAGGTTTCGGTCGCGCTCCCATTGTGTACGCGGGCGCCCTGGTTTTGTAGGCATCCACAGCAACCTTGGGGAACGCCGCAGGACCCGGGGTCTGCAAGAGAGTCATGGCCACACGGGGCTGGGATCACATTCAAGGCTCTCTCTTTCCCTGGAAGTCTGCGTTAAGCGAAGGTGCAGCAGGCTTGGAAGCCCCTGTGGCACAGGGAGAGCAGCCCAGATTCAGATGCTAGTATGGaaaagaggagcagcagagctcaccTTGGCAAGGTCTTCATCAAAGCGACCGCGCTGGCTCCTTCCTCTCATGGTGTAGCAGGGGCTGGCCGATGTGTAGGCTGTGTTGGGCCCCA
This portion of the Numida meleagris isolate 19003 breed g44 Domestic line unplaced genomic scaffold, NumMel1.0 unplaced_Scaffold1076, whole genome shotgun sequence genome encodes:
- the LOC110390444 gene encoding outer dense fiber protein 3-like, whose protein sequence is PKTETTVTPGPSDYCTETANRHVFKCPPVQSMAFRREPVRTDRPPGPGTYTLPRLMGPNTAYTSASPCYTMRGRSQRGRFDEDLAKTPGPAAFPKVAVDAYKTRAPAYTMGARPKPGGAKAAKPGPADYSVGRVTLIKPQAPASTFGIRHSLYTTPLLVE